One region of Oxalobacteraceae bacterium OTU3CAMAD1 genomic DNA includes:
- a CDS encoding two-component system response regulator, whose product MNPSSTRPIRPVILVVDDTPDNLLLMANLLKDSYTVKAANNGEKALRIARDAPPPDLILLDIMMPGMTGHEVAQVLQSDPATRDIPIIFLTAMASSADETHGLELGAADYITKPISPPVVLARVRTQLKVKDAADFLRDKNDYLEQEVQRRTRELSAIQDVTIHAMASLAETRDNETGNHIRRTQHYVKVLAEHLCEHPRFRAFLDPDTIKLLFKSAPLHDIGKIGIPDRILLKPGRFEPEEFEIMKTHTTLGRDAIAHAEQQLGMDVDFLRLAKEIAYSHQEKWDGSGYPEGLAGDAIPISARLMAVADVYDALISRRVYKEGMPHEKAVQIIAEGRGSHFDPDVCDAFLANLPAFQQVAARYADSDHDIAKQAAAIAHTLPVQ is encoded by the coding sequence ATGAACCCATCTTCTACTCGTCCCATCAGGCCTGTAATCCTTGTCGTGGACGACACGCCAGATAATCTTCTGTTGATGGCCAACTTGCTCAAGGATAGTTATACGGTCAAAGCAGCAAATAACGGCGAGAAGGCGCTGCGCATCGCGCGGGATGCACCGCCGCCTGACCTCATCCTGCTTGACATCATGATGCCAGGGATGACCGGCCACGAAGTGGCGCAGGTACTGCAGAGCGACCCGGCCACACGCGACATCCCCATCATCTTCTTGACCGCTATGGCCTCCAGCGCGGACGAGACGCACGGTCTGGAGCTGGGCGCGGCCGACTACATCACCAAACCGATCAGCCCGCCCGTGGTGCTGGCGCGCGTACGCACCCAGCTCAAGGTCAAAGACGCGGCCGACTTCCTGCGCGACAAGAACGACTACCTCGAACAAGAGGTGCAGCGCCGCACGCGCGAGCTGAGCGCGATCCAGGATGTCACGATCCACGCCATGGCCTCGCTGGCCGAGACACGCGACAACGAGACCGGCAACCACATCCGCCGTACCCAGCACTACGTCAAGGTGCTGGCCGAACATCTGTGCGAGCATCCGCGCTTCCGCGCTTTCCTCGACCCCGACACCATCAAGCTGTTGTTTAAGTCGGCGCCGTTGCACGACATTGGCAAGATCGGCATCCCCGACCGCATCTTGCTCAAGCCTGGCCGCTTCGAGCCTGAGGAATTCGAAATTATGAAGACCCACACCACGCTCGGGCGCGACGCCATCGCCCACGCCGAGCAACAACTGGGCATGGATGTCGACTTCCTGCGCTTGGCCAAGGAGATTGCTTACTCACACCAGGAAAAATGGGACGGCAGCGGCTATCCTGAAGGCCTGGCCGGCGACGCCATCCCAATCTCGGCCCGCCTGATGGCAGTGGCCGACGTCTACGATGCCCTGATCAGCCGCCGCGTCTACAAGGAAGGCATGCCGCATGAAAAGGCGGTGCAGATCATCGCCGAAGGACGCGGCTCGCACTTCGATCCCGACGTCTGCGACGCCTTCCTGGCCAACCTGCCCGCGTTCCAGCAGGTCGCCGCACGCTACGCCGACAGCGACCACGACATTGCTAAGCAGGCCGCCGCCATCGCGCATACCCTGCCTGTACAGTGA